A window of the Pogona vitticeps strain Pit_001003342236 chromosome 4, PviZW2.1, whole genome shotgun sequence genome harbors these coding sequences:
- the LOC110076518 gene encoding retinol dehydrogenase 8, whose protein sequence is MPRCAFLDLLTLTSTWIKAFRDDNTKLLCFKVTRLPSDYLKKSLCLLSPSTMAQKTVLITGCSSGIGLALAIKMATDEQKRFKVYATMRNLVKKDNLVEAAGNTVGNTLEIKQLDVCSEESIKMCVSSIPNRKIDILVSNAGMGLIGPIECQTIEEMQNVMDTNFFGLVRLLKEILPDMKKRKTGHIIIISSVMGIQGILFNDVYAASKFAVEGFCESLAIQALKFKLNLTLIEPGPVLTEFEKKVFEDGMKMDLSATDEETADMFVNIYLKNYKQIFETLGQTADDIAEHTVKIILAENPPFRHQTNALYTPMTTLKYADPNGDLPIDTFYKMVFQHDKIFSASLNFIKLLRWKSKKSFDLGGTSSQ, encoded by the exons ATGCCTAGGTGTGCATTTTTAGATCTGCTGACTCTCACAAGCACATGGATAAAAGCATTCAGGGATGATAATACCAAGCTCTTATGCTTCAAAGTTACAAGGCTTCCTTCAGATTATCTGAAGAAATCTTTGTGTCTGCTATCACCATCCACAATGGCTCAAAAAACTGTGCTCATCACCGGTTGTTCCTCAGGAATTGGGTTGGCACTGGCAATCAAAATGGCTACTGATGAACAGAAAAGATTCAAAG TATATGCCACAATGAGGAACCTGGTCAAAAAGGACAACCTTGTAGAAGCTGCTGGCAATACCGTTGGGAACACCTTAGAGATCAAACAACTGGATGTCTGCAGTGAAGAATCAATTAAGATGTGTGTCAGCAGCATCCCAAACAGAAAAATTGACATCCTAG TTAGTAATGCTGGCATGGGACTCATTGGACCAATTGAATGCCAAACTATTGAAGAGATGCAGAATGTGATGGATACAAATTTCTTTGGACTGGTCCGACTGCTGAAGGAGATTTTACCTGatatgaaaaaaaggaagactgggCATATCATAATTATTAGCAGTGTTATGGGAATACAAG GCATTTTATTCAATGATGTTTATGCTGCATCCAAATTTGCAGTGGAAGGATTCTGTGAAAGTTTAGCCATACAGGCACTCAAGTTTAAACTTAA CCTAACTCTGATAGAACCAGGCCCAGTGCTCACAGAATTTGAAAAGAAGGTTTTCGAAGATGGAATGAAAATGGATCTTTCAGCCACCGATGAGGAAACAGCAGACATGTTTGTAAATATTTACCTGAAAAATTACAAGCAAATTTTCGAGACCTTAGGACAAACAGCTGATGACATAGCAGAG CATACAGTAAAAATAATTCTGGCAGAAAATCCACCTTTCCGTCACCAGACCAACGCATTATACACTCCCATGACAACGCTGAAATATGCTGACCCCAATGGAGACCTTCCAATTGACACCTTCTACAAGATGGTTTTTCAGCATGACAAGATATTCAGTGCAAGCCTTAACTTCATTAAATTGCTgagatggaaaagcaaaaaatCCTTTGACTTGGGAGGGACATCTTCCCAGTGA